Proteins encoded within one genomic window of Bdellovibrio sp. ArHS:
- a CDS encoding GNAT family protein codes for MKSIDLPLYKKTKRLVIRPFADYDYENWAQAYSSLRPPQNEWDETNWADSELTKKKFKELLKEQLKQRQTDKFYSFGVFRKDDGMLLGRVTLMDISRGIFQNAYLGYQIFNIYWGQGYAQEACKATIQLAFKNLKLHRVEAGISPKNKRSLKTAKALGLRKEGVSKRRLHVNGKWSDMEIWALTREEF; via the coding sequence AAACAAAACGCCTGGTGATTCGTCCTTTCGCGGACTATGACTATGAAAACTGGGCCCAAGCGTATTCTTCTCTGCGGCCACCCCAAAACGAATGGGATGAAACCAATTGGGCTGACAGTGAACTCACGAAGAAGAAATTCAAAGAGCTGCTTAAAGAACAGTTGAAACAAAGACAAACGGATAAATTTTATTCTTTTGGGGTTTTCCGCAAAGACGACGGCATGCTTTTGGGTCGCGTGACCTTGATGGATATCTCGCGCGGGATTTTTCAAAACGCCTACCTGGGTTATCAAATCTTCAATATTTACTGGGGGCAAGGCTATGCCCAAGAGGCCTGCAAAGCCACCATCCAACTGGCCTTTAAAAATCTAAAACTGCACCGCGTGGAAGCCGGCATTTCACCTAAAAACAAAAGATCACTAAAAACTGCAAAAGCTTTGGGCCTGCGTAAAGAAGGCGTCAGCAAACGCCGCTTGCACGTCAATGGCAAATGGTCCGACATGGAAATCTGGGCGCTGACACGGGAAGAGTTTTAA